A genomic window from Gossypium hirsutum isolate 1008001.06 chromosome D12, Gossypium_hirsutum_v2.1, whole genome shotgun sequence includes:
- the LOC107946402 gene encoding rhamnogalacturonan I rhamnosyltransferase 1 isoform X1 — protein MEVRSENNIQVRCDKIPCQLIPRTRLQVWFFRVCSSILLWTCLIQLLAVCELWHPRLLTGLTNRIPWTSRPPLRLQHSLHSPPPLPPPRNYRSNGFLKVSCNGGLNQMRAAICDMVIVARLLNLTLVVPELDKTSFWADPSDFGDIFDVSHFIDSLRDEVRIIKRLPKKFSRKYGFQAFRMSPVSWSNEKYYLEQILPLFSKHKVVHFNRTDTRLANNGIQLDLQKLRCRVNFQGLKFTPEIETLGYKLVRILQDKGPFVALHLRYEMDMLAFSGCTHGCTVEEAEELKRLRYAYPWWREKEIMSEERRQQGLCPLTPEEATLVLQALGFDKDTQIYIASGEIFGSERRLASLRAAFPHIVKKETILDPAELPQFQNHSSQMAALDFMVSVASNTFIPTYYGNMAKVVEGHRRYLGFKRSILPDRKKLVELLDLHQNGTLPWNDFALAVRQVHEKRMGQPFRRRIIPDKPKEEDYFYANPEECLCEGTKCEDLVGPSNSSTLH, from the exons ATGGAGGTTAGATCAGAGAATAATATACAAGTGAGGTGCGACAAGATTCCTTGTCAACTGATTCCTAGGACTCGTCTTCAGGTCTGGTTCTTTAGAGTTTGTTCCAGCATTTTGCTTTGGACTTGTTTGATTCAGCTCCTTGCCGTCTGTGAGTTATGGCACCCGCGTTTGCTTACTGGTTTAACCAATCGGATTCCCTGGACCTCTCGCCCTCCTCTTCGTCTTCAACACTCGCTCCATTCCCCGCCTCCTCTTCCTCCCCCCA GAAACTATAGAAGTAATGGTTTTCTCAAAGTTTCATGCAATGGGGGCTTGAATCAAATGCGTGCTGCG ATCTGTGACATGGTAATCGTTGCTCGACTTTTAAATCTCACTTTGGTTGTTCCAGAACTTGATAAGACATCATTCTGGGCGGACCCTAG TGATTTTGGTGACATTTTTGATGTGAGCCATTTCATTGATTCTCTAAGGGATGAAGTTCGGATTATCAAAAGGCTGCCAAAGAAGTTTAGTAGGAAATATGGGTTTCAAGCTTTTCGGATGTCTCCTGTTAGCTGGTCAAATGAAAAGTACTACTTAGAACAG ATTCTTCCCCTGTTCAGTAAGCATAAGGTAGTGCACTTCAATCGAACTGATACACGACTGGCAAATAATGGGATTCAACTTGATCTTCAGAAACTTAGGTGCCGTGTGAATTTCCAAGGACTGAAATTTACTCCTGAGATTGAGACATTGGGGTACAAATTGGTTCGCATACTTCAAGATAAGGGACCCTTCGTGGCATTGCATCTAAGATATGAGATGGACATGTTGGCTTTCTCAGGTTGCACGCATGGCTGCACCGTTGAAGAAGCTGAGGAGCTAAAACGATTGAG GTATGCATACCCTTGGTGGAGAGAGAAAGAGATAATGTCTGAAGAGAGGAGACAACAAGGGTTGTGTCCTCTGACACCCGAAGAAGCGACGCTAGTTTTGCAAGCATTAGGTTTCGATAAGGACACTCAGATTTACATCGCTTCTGGTGAGATTTTTGGCAGTGAACGGAGATTGGCATCGCTAAGAGCTGCATTTCCACACATT GTTAAAAAGGAAACAATATTAGATCCTGCAGAACTGCCGCAATTTCAGAACCATTCATCTCAGATGGCGGCTTTGGACTTTATGGTATCGGTTGCCAGCAATACATTCATTCCAACATATTATGGGAACATGGCAAAAGTTGTAGAAGGTCATCGCAG GTATCTTGGGTTTAAAAGAAGTATCCTGCCTGATCGAAAGAAACTCGTTGAATTGCTGGATTTGCATCAGAACGGGACACTTCCTTGGAATGATTTTGCACTGGCCGTAAGGCAAGTGCATGAGAAACGGATGGGACAACCCTTCCGTCGTCGGATAATTCCAGACAAACCAAAGGAGGAAGATTATTTCTATGCAAACCCTGAAGAGTGCCTTTGTGAGGGAACAAAGTGTGAAGATTTGGTAGGCCCTAGTAACTCAAGTACACTACATTAA
- the LOC107946402 gene encoding rhamnogalacturonan I rhamnosyltransferase 1 isoform X2 encodes MEVRSENNIQVRCDKIPCQLIPRTRLQVWFFRVCSSILLWTCLIQLLAVCELWHPRLLTGLTNRIPWTSRPPLRLQHSLHSPPPLPPPRNYRSNGFLKVSCNGGLNQMRAAICDMVIVARLLNLTLVVPELDKTSFWADPRDEVRIIKRLPKKFSRKYGFQAFRMSPVSWSNEKYYLEQILPLFSKHKVVHFNRTDTRLANNGIQLDLQKLRCRVNFQGLKFTPEIETLGYKLVRILQDKGPFVALHLRYEMDMLAFSGCTHGCTVEEAEELKRLRYAYPWWREKEIMSEERRQQGLCPLTPEEATLVLQALGFDKDTQIYIASGEIFGSERRLASLRAAFPHIVKKETILDPAELPQFQNHSSQMAALDFMVSVASNTFIPTYYGNMAKVVEGHRRYLGFKRSILPDRKKLVELLDLHQNGTLPWNDFALAVRQVHEKRMGQPFRRRIIPDKPKEEDYFYANPEECLCEGTKCEDLVGPSNSSTLH; translated from the exons ATGGAGGTTAGATCAGAGAATAATATACAAGTGAGGTGCGACAAGATTCCTTGTCAACTGATTCCTAGGACTCGTCTTCAGGTCTGGTTCTTTAGAGTTTGTTCCAGCATTTTGCTTTGGACTTGTTTGATTCAGCTCCTTGCCGTCTGTGAGTTATGGCACCCGCGTTTGCTTACTGGTTTAACCAATCGGATTCCCTGGACCTCTCGCCCTCCTCTTCGTCTTCAACACTCGCTCCATTCCCCGCCTCCTCTTCCTCCCCCCA GAAACTATAGAAGTAATGGTTTTCTCAAAGTTTCATGCAATGGGGGCTTGAATCAAATGCGTGCTGCG ATCTGTGACATGGTAATCGTTGCTCGACTTTTAAATCTCACTTTGGTTGTTCCAGAACTTGATAAGACATCATTCTGGGCGGACCCTAG GGATGAAGTTCGGATTATCAAAAGGCTGCCAAAGAAGTTTAGTAGGAAATATGGGTTTCAAGCTTTTCGGATGTCTCCTGTTAGCTGGTCAAATGAAAAGTACTACTTAGAACAG ATTCTTCCCCTGTTCAGTAAGCATAAGGTAGTGCACTTCAATCGAACTGATACACGACTGGCAAATAATGGGATTCAACTTGATCTTCAGAAACTTAGGTGCCGTGTGAATTTCCAAGGACTGAAATTTACTCCTGAGATTGAGACATTGGGGTACAAATTGGTTCGCATACTTCAAGATAAGGGACCCTTCGTGGCATTGCATCTAAGATATGAGATGGACATGTTGGCTTTCTCAGGTTGCACGCATGGCTGCACCGTTGAAGAAGCTGAGGAGCTAAAACGATTGAG GTATGCATACCCTTGGTGGAGAGAGAAAGAGATAATGTCTGAAGAGAGGAGACAACAAGGGTTGTGTCCTCTGACACCCGAAGAAGCGACGCTAGTTTTGCAAGCATTAGGTTTCGATAAGGACACTCAGATTTACATCGCTTCTGGTGAGATTTTTGGCAGTGAACGGAGATTGGCATCGCTAAGAGCTGCATTTCCACACATT GTTAAAAAGGAAACAATATTAGATCCTGCAGAACTGCCGCAATTTCAGAACCATTCATCTCAGATGGCGGCTTTGGACTTTATGGTATCGGTTGCCAGCAATACATTCATTCCAACATATTATGGGAACATGGCAAAAGTTGTAGAAGGTCATCGCAG GTATCTTGGGTTTAAAAGAAGTATCCTGCCTGATCGAAAGAAACTCGTTGAATTGCTGGATTTGCATCAGAACGGGACACTTCCTTGGAATGATTTTGCACTGGCCGTAAGGCAAGTGCATGAGAAACGGATGGGACAACCCTTCCGTCGTCGGATAATTCCAGACAAACCAAAGGAGGAAGATTATTTCTATGCAAACCCTGAAGAGTGCCTTTGTGAGGGAACAAAGTGTGAAGATTTGGTAGGCCCTAGTAACTCAAGTACACTACATTAA
- the LOC107946402 gene encoding rhamnogalacturonan I rhamnosyltransferase 1 isoform X3, with the protein MQWGLESNACCELDKTSFWADPSDFGDIFDVSHFIDSLRDEVRIIKRLPKKFSRKYGFQAFRMSPVSWSNEKYYLEQILPLFSKHKVVHFNRTDTRLANNGIQLDLQKLRCRVNFQGLKFTPEIETLGYKLVRILQDKGPFVALHLRYEMDMLAFSGCTHGCTVEEAEELKRLRYAYPWWREKEIMSEERRQQGLCPLTPEEATLVLQALGFDKDTQIYIASGEIFGSERRLASLRAAFPHIVKKETILDPAELPQFQNHSSQMAALDFMVSVASNTFIPTYYGNMAKVVEGHRRYLGFKRSILPDRKKLVELLDLHQNGTLPWNDFALAVRQVHEKRMGQPFRRRIIPDKPKEEDYFYANPEECLCEGTKCEDLVGPSNSSTLH; encoded by the exons ATGCAATGGGGGCTTGAATCAAATGCGTGCTGCG AACTTGATAAGACATCATTCTGGGCGGACCCTAG TGATTTTGGTGACATTTTTGATGTGAGCCATTTCATTGATTCTCTAAGGGATGAAGTTCGGATTATCAAAAGGCTGCCAAAGAAGTTTAGTAGGAAATATGGGTTTCAAGCTTTTCGGATGTCTCCTGTTAGCTGGTCAAATGAAAAGTACTACTTAGAACAG ATTCTTCCCCTGTTCAGTAAGCATAAGGTAGTGCACTTCAATCGAACTGATACACGACTGGCAAATAATGGGATTCAACTTGATCTTCAGAAACTTAGGTGCCGTGTGAATTTCCAAGGACTGAAATTTACTCCTGAGATTGAGACATTGGGGTACAAATTGGTTCGCATACTTCAAGATAAGGGACCCTTCGTGGCATTGCATCTAAGATATGAGATGGACATGTTGGCTTTCTCAGGTTGCACGCATGGCTGCACCGTTGAAGAAGCTGAGGAGCTAAAACGATTGAG GTATGCATACCCTTGGTGGAGAGAGAAAGAGATAATGTCTGAAGAGAGGAGACAACAAGGGTTGTGTCCTCTGACACCCGAAGAAGCGACGCTAGTTTTGCAAGCATTAGGTTTCGATAAGGACACTCAGATTTACATCGCTTCTGGTGAGATTTTTGGCAGTGAACGGAGATTGGCATCGCTAAGAGCTGCATTTCCACACATT GTTAAAAAGGAAACAATATTAGATCCTGCAGAACTGCCGCAATTTCAGAACCATTCATCTCAGATGGCGGCTTTGGACTTTATGGTATCGGTTGCCAGCAATACATTCATTCCAACATATTATGGGAACATGGCAAAAGTTGTAGAAGGTCATCGCAG GTATCTTGGGTTTAAAAGAAGTATCCTGCCTGATCGAAAGAAACTCGTTGAATTGCTGGATTTGCATCAGAACGGGACACTTCCTTGGAATGATTTTGCACTGGCCGTAAGGCAAGTGCATGAGAAACGGATGGGACAACCCTTCCGTCGTCGGATAATTCCAGACAAACCAAAGGAGGAAGATTATTTCTATGCAAACCCTGAAGAGTGCCTTTGTGAGGGAACAAAGTGTGAAGATTTGGTAGGCCCTAGTAACTCAAGTACACTACATTAA